The following are encoded together in the Salvia hispanica cultivar TCC Black 2014 chromosome 6, UniMelb_Shisp_WGS_1.0, whole genome shotgun sequence genome:
- the LOC125194248 gene encoding cysteine proteinase inhibitor B-like, which produces MAKSRFPSPPRLLLVFVLFAISQHSHAAAVGRKVGGRMQVRNVRDNKEVQELGRYCVREYNDRHIHKANGSDKLLVFSQVVEAETQVVSGIKYYLKISAATLGGGGPHETFEAVVLVKPWLHKKDLLDFAPSTNSAAN; this is translated from the coding sequence ATGGCCAAATCAAGATTCCCTTCTCCACCGCGGCTCCTCCTCGTCTTCGTCCTCTTTGCTATCTCGCAACACAGCCACGCCGCTGCGGTGGGCAGAAAAGTGGGGGGGCGGATGCAGGTGAGGAACGTGAGGGACAACAAGGAAGTGCAAGAGCTGGGGAGATACTGCGTCAGAGAGTACAACGACCGTCACATTCACAAGGCCAACGGTAGCGACAAGCTTCTGGTGTTCTCGCAGGTGGTGGAGGCGGAGACGCAGGTCGTCTCCGGGATCAAGTACTACCTCAAGATCTCCGCTGCCACGCTCGGAGGCGGGGGGCCGCACGAGACTTTTGAAGCGGTGGTGCTGGTCAAGCCGTGGCTGCATAAGAAGGATTTGCTCGACTTTGCGCCTTCTACTAATAGCGCCGCCAACTAG
- the LOC125196570 gene encoding germacrene A synthase-like, whose product MAAVNSNSLYHRPEANFSPSLWGDRFMNYISDSKVIDSYSKTVEELKNDVRSLLTAPETNMIDTMNLIDTLERLGVSYHFQNEIEEILQRYFHLNTNYHDDQAYDLYTVSLHFRLFRQHGHPISSEIFGKWVDVEGKFEEGLKSDAKGLLSLYEASYLRTHGETILDNALAFTTATLKSMAPNLGSPLKEQVVHALVQPLHFNIPRVEARRFISVYEEEERKNETLMKLAKIDFNLLQNIHKEELSETSRWWKELGLISKLNYARDRVVECYFWAMGVFHEPQYSRGRIMLAKTIAITSLIDDTFDAYGTIEELEIFTEAIQRWDDVEIARLPEYMRPLYKAVLELYEQFEEELDAEGRSYTVNYAIEALKELVRGYLVEAKWFIKGYLPPFEEYLSNGLVTSTYHYLTATSYLGMGSARKQDFEWLSKEPKMLVAALKICRLVDDAASYEVEKERGQVATGIDSYMRENGVTKEEAKAKFWEMSMDAWKDSNEEYIKESCYIPKDNLMIIFNLERVIDVVYKNSEDGYTHPQKVLEPHIIALLVDPINV is encoded by the exons ATGGCGGCTGTTAATTCGAACAGTTTGTATCATCGTCCAGAGGCTAACTTCTCCCCCAGCTTGTGGGGTGATCGCTTCATGAATTACATTTCTGACTCCAAG GTGATAGACAGCTATTCCAAGACAGTTGaagaattgaaaaatgatGTTCGAAGTCTGCTAACAGCTCCAGAAACCAACATGATAGACACCATGAATCTGATCGACACCCTTGAGCGTCTTGGCGTCTCCtatcattttcaaaatgaaatcGAAGAGATATTGCAACGTTATTTCCATCTCAATACCAATTATCACGATGATCAAGCCTATGACCTGTACACTGTTTCTCTCCATTTTCGATTGTTCAGGCAGCATGGCCATCCTATATCTTCTG aaatatttGGTAAATGGGTGGATGTGGAGGGAAAATTCGAGGAGGGCCTCAAGAGCGATGCAAAGGGTCTGCTGAGTTTGTACGAAGCTTCGTATCTTAGAACACATGGAGAAACCATACTAGACAACGCACTTGCTTTTACTACGGCCACTCTCAAATCCATGGCGCCAAACCTCGGATCGCCCCTCAAGGAACAAGTTGTGCATGCCCTCGTGCAGCCCCTGCATTTCAACATTCCGAGAGTTGAAGCACGCAGGTTCATCTCCGTGTACGAAGAAGAAGAGCGAAAAAATGAAACCTTGATGAAACTGGCCAAGATAGACTTTAACTTGCTGCAAAATATTCACAAAGAAGAGCTCAGTGAAACCTCAAG ATGGTGGAAAGAATTAGGGCTTATCTCAAAACTTAATTACGCAAGAGATAGAGTGGTGGAGTGTTACTTTTGGGCTATGGGAGTGTTCCACGAACCACAATATTCTCGTGGGCGTATCATGCTGGCCAAGACCATTGCTATAACATCTCTAATAGATGACACCTTTGATGCTTATGGTACAATCGAGGAACTCGAGATTTTCACCGAGGCAATACAAAG GTGGGATGATGTTGAGATTGCTCGACTACCCGAGTATATGAGACCTCTCTACAAAGCTGTTTTAGAACTCTATGAGCAATTCGAGGAAGAATTGGATGCGGAAGGACGATCCTACACAGTAAACTATGCCATTGAAGCA CTAAAGGAATTGGTGAGGGGCTATCTTGTTGAGGCAAAGTGGTTCATAAAGGGATACTTGCCACCATTTGAGGAATACCTAAGCAACGGTCTCGTTACCAGCACCTACCATTACCTCACCGCCACTTCTTACCTGGGAATGGGATCTGCTCGAAAACAAGACTTCGAATGGCTAAGTAAGGAGCCTAAAATGCTTGTGGCTGCACTCAAAATATGTCGATTGGTTGATGATGCAGCTAGTTATGAG GTAGAGAAGGAGAGAGGTCAAGTTGCTACTGGCATTGACAGCTACATGAGAGAGAATGGTGTGACAAAAGAAGAAGCCAAGGCTAAATTTTGGGAAATGTCTATGGATGCTTGGAAGGATAGCAACGAGGAATATATAAAGGAGTCTTGCTATATACCAAAGGATAACCTTATGATAATATTCAATTTGGAACGAGTAATTGATGTTGTCTACAAGAACAGTGAAGATGGATATACTCATCCCCAAAAGGTTCTGGAGCCTCATATTATTGCATTGCTAGTCGATCCCATCAATGTTTAG
- the LOC125192795 gene encoding kinesin-like protein KIN-12B, producing the protein MKNFMSPRNLVMRENHENIAPSPNPKSKPTTPNPNRKLKSSKENAPPTPASDPKSIASSPAPAKMKSPLPPRPPLKRKLADSDYSAPAANLLDSGVKVIVRVRPPNNEEEDVGDVVYKKSQDSLTISGQTFTFDSVADIHSKQSDIFELVGAPLIENCLAGFNSSVFAYGQTGSGKTYTIWGASNALLEKHGQGLAPRVFHRLFERINEEQNKQADRNLVYMCRCSFLEIYNEQITDLLEPSQKNLQIREDAKIGVYVENIREECVSSMKDVSQLLLKGLSNRRTGATCVNAESSRSHSVFTCVVESRGKSAADGLTRLKMSKINFVDLAGSERQKQTGAAGERLKEAGNINRSLSQLGNLINILAEVSQSGKQRHIPYRDSKLTFLLQESLGGNAKLAMICAISPSQSCKSETLSTLRFAQRAKAIKNKAIINEEMQEDVNVLRKVIGQLRDELHRMKANQDQTGQTGAYATGWSAKRSLNLLRFSLNRPMVLPHVEDDSDEEMEIVDTCETTSLIREETSASTPGCEDADVHMEDESSETADKNKSNVISQRIIVHPEISPEIESEMASEKGLGGQPVLKSPIPSVSPIVTSSRKSLRLSSTSTASQGNFNAANASIAKPTSNILLNSQSTRKFCLASAEQLAATLNHGLDILQSQRLTPAMRRSSFRFSCMPADFKAVVPVVKVDVGVQTLSHDEKSIDKGTGEFLCSKCMSRICEQEAINNDDAQDMQLVPINESSMLTCNKLAPKVREPEAVNNDEAQDMQLVPINESSSHTCNKLVPKAVEKVLAGAIRREMALEDICAKQTSEITQLNRLVQQYKHERECNAIIGQTREDKIVRLEGLMDGILPTEEFMEEELLSLTHEHKILQEKCDNHPDILRTQVEFKRVQDELERYQNFFDLGERDVLLEEIQDLRAQLQYYLDSSPKMPKCETALLQLTSCEPRVAPAPSAPHISESPEERIQWTEAESKWISLVDELRLELEANQSICQRQKQELDMEKKCSEELKEAMQMAMEGHARMLEQYAELEEKHILLLGTHRSIQDGVEDVKKAAVKAGVKGAESKFINALAAEISVLKAEREKERRHFRDENRGLQAQLRDTAEAVQAAGELLVRLKEADEAMAAAEKRAIEAELKTENAYKEIEKLNKLLVAPDMPEEDEHAGVENNGADDDQRWREEFEPSFGAEDEPPSWFSGYDRCNI; encoded by the exons ATGAAGAATTTCATGTCGCCTAGAAATCTAGTCATGAGAGAGAATCATGAAAACATCGCACCATCCCCGAACCCCAAATCGAAGCCTACCACACCAAACCCTAATCGGAAGCTCAAATCCAGCAAAGAGAATGCACCGCCGACGCCAGCCTCAGATCCCAAGTCAATCGCGTCGTCTCCAGCACCCGCCAAGATGAAGAGTCCACTTCCGCCGCGCCCACCGCTCAAGCGCAAGCTCGCAGACTCTGATTACTCTGCGCCTGCCGCCAATTTATTGGATTCCGGCGTGAAG GTAATTGTGCGAGTGAGACCACCAAACAACGAGGAAGAAGATGTAGGGGATGTGGTTTACAAAAAATCCCAAGATTCTTTAACTATATCAGGTCAAACATTTACGTTTGACTCAGTGGCTGATATTCATTCAAAACAG AGTGACATATTCGAGCTCGTAGGTGCGCCATTGATTGAGAATTGTCTTGCTGGGTTCAATAGTTCCGTCTTTGCATATGGACAG ACTGGAAGTGGAAAGACGTACACGATCTGGGGTGCATCCAACGCCTTGTTGGAAAAACATGGGCAAGGCCTAGCGCCACGTGTATTTCACAGACTCTTTGAACGGATTAATGAG GAACAGAACAAGCAAGCCGACAGAAACCTGGTTTATATGTGCCGCTGCTCTTTCCTTGAG ATCTATAATGAGCAAATAACGGATTTATTGGAGCCAAGTCAGAAGAATCTTCAG ATTAGAGAAGATGCTAAAATTGGTGTTTATGTCGAAAATATAAGAGAGGAGTGTGTATCTTCAATGAAGGATGTGTCTCAACTGCTGCTAAAG GGATTGTCAAATCGGAGAACTGGTGCTACATGTGTAAATGCTGAAAGTTCTCGCTCTCACAGTGTTTTCACTTGTGTTGTTGAATCTCGTGGCAAG AGTGCAGCTGATGGTTTAACCCGGTTGAAAATGAGcaaaatcaattttgttgATCTTGCTGGATCTGAGAGACAAAAGCAAACAGGTGCAGCTGGAGAACGCTTGAAGGAAGCGGGGAATATTAATCGTTCTCTTTCACAGCTAGG gaatttgataaatattctGGCAGAAGTTTCCCAATCAGGAAAACAAAGGCACATCCCCTACAGGGATTCAAAGTTGACTTTCCTGCTGCAGGAATCACTTGGGGGGAATGCAAAGTTGGCGATGATATGTGCCATTTCTCCATCTCAAAG CTGTAAGAGTGAGACTCTCAGTACTCTGCGATTTGCCCAAAGAGCTAAAGCAATCAAGAACAAAGCAATCATTAATGAGGAGATGCAAGAAGATGTAAATGTCTTGCGAAAAGTCATCGGGCAATTGAGGGATGAATTGCACCGAATGAAGGCTAATCAAGATCAAACTGGTCAAACTGGAGCTTATGCAACTGGATGGAGTGCAAAAAGAAGTTTGAATCTCCTAAGATTTAGCCTCAACCGGCCAATGGTGTTGCCTCATGTTGAGGATGATAGTGATgaagaaatggaaatagtGGATACATGTGAGACAACGTCGTTAATCCGTGAGGAAACAAGTGCCTCAACTCCTGGTTGTGAAGATGCAGATGTCCATATGGAAGATGAATCGTCTGAAACTGCTGATAAGAATAAATCTAATGTCATAAGCCAGAGGATAATAGTGCATCCAGAGATATCTCCTGAGATCGAATCAGAGATGGCATCCGAGAAGGGTTTGGGTGGACAGCCTGTTCTAAAGTCACCCATTCCTAGTGTTTCACCCATAGTGACCAGTAGCAGGAAAAGTCTTAGGTTATCATCGACCTCAACTGCTTCACAGGGCAATTTCAATGCTGCAAATGCATCTATTGCAAAGCCTACCAGTAACATCCTTTTGAACTCTCAATCTACTCGCAAATTTTGCTTGGCTTCAGCCGAACAATTAGCTGCTACTCTCAACCATGGACTTGATATACTCCAGAGTCAGCGCCTTACTCCTGCAATGCGAAGATCATCATTTAGATTCTCTTGCATGCCAGCTGATTTTAAGGCAGTGGTACCTGTTGTCAAAGTTGATGTGGGTGTTCAAACTCTTTCTCATgatgaaaaatcaattgaCAAGGGCACAGGAGAATTCCTATGCAGTAAATGCATGAGTAGAATCTGTGAGCAAGAGGCCATAAATAACGATGATGCCCAAGATATGCAGCTAGTACCTATTAATGAGTCATCAATGCTTACATGCAACAAACTAGCTCCAAAAGTACGTGAGCCAGAGGCCGTAAATAACGATGAAGCCCAAGATATGCAGCTAGTACCTATTAATGAGTCATCATCACATACATGCAACAAACTAGTTCCAAAA GCAGTGGAAAAGGTTCTGGCTGGAGCTATCCGCAGAGAGATGGCATTGGAAGATATTTGTGCAAAACAAACTTCTGAGATAACACAGCTTAATCGTTTG GTCCAACAATATAAACATGAGAGAGAATGCAATGCCATAATTGGTCAAACTCGTGAAGATAAAATTGTTCGGCTTGAGGGCCTGATGGATGGAATATTACCCACTGAGGAGTTCATGGAGGAGGAACTCTTGTCATTAACTCATGAACATAAG ATTCTTCAGGAAAAATGTGATAATCATCCAGACATTTTAAGAACACAAGTTGAGTTTAAGAGAGTTCAAGATGAATTAGAAAGATATCAAAATTTCTTTGATTTAGGCGAGAGGGATGTTTTGTTGGAGGAGATACAAGACTTAAGAGCTCAACTCCAATATTATCTGGATTCTTCACCAAAGATGCCAAAATGTGAAACCGCTCTTCTACAGCTTACATCCTGTGAGCCTAGAGTTGCTCCTGCACCTTCTGCTCCTCATATATCAGAGAGTCCTGAGGAGAGAATCCAATGGACTGAAGCAGAGAGCAAATGGATTTCTCTGGTAGATGAACTTAGATTGGAACTTGAAGCCAATCAGTCGATCTGTCAAAGACAAAAGCAAGAACTTGACATGGAAAAGAAGTGCTCTGAAGAGCTTAAAGAAGCAATGCAGATGGCAATGGAAGGCCATGCGCGGATGCTTGAGCAATATGCTGAGCTTGAAGAAAAGCACATTCTATTACTTGGCACACACAGAAGTATCCAAGATGGAGTTGAGGATGTCAAGAAAGCAGCAGTAAAAGCAGGGGTAAAAGGCGCTgaatcaaaatttatcaatgCTTTAGCAGCTGAAATTTCAGTGCTTAAAGCGGAAAGAGAAAAGGAGAGGCGGCACTTTAGGGATGAAAATAGAGGGCTTCAAGCCCAACTGAGAGATACTGCAGAAGCTGTTCAAGCAGCAGGGGAATTACTTGTTCGGCTTAAAGAAGCAGATGAAGCCATGGCTGCTGCAGAG AAACGTGCTATAGAGGCAGAGCTGAAGACTGAGAATGCCTACAAAGAGATTGAGAAATTAAACAAGTTGCTAGTAGCCCCTGACATGCCTGAAGAAGATGAACATGCTGGTGTTGAAAATAATGGAGCTGATGATGATCAGAGATGGCGAGAGGAATTTGAGCCATCTTTTGGTGCTGAAGATGAGCCCCCATCATGGTTCTCAGGTTATGACCGTTGCAACATATAG
- the LOC125192528 gene encoding transcription factor bHLH77-like isoform X1, with amino-acid sequence MKLATVNPRMDFNMEPLPMSKDMFHSRGSLYSPCPSPCGNDPPFQPSNGRNKRIQMDNFGASQVSSFWEDELHSVVQMGFGPGQMQNFQVNMCRDSSQSSNES; translated from the exons ATGAAACTGGCTACTGTTAATCCAAGAATGGATTTCAACATGGAACCACTACCAATGTCCAAGGAT ATGTTCCACTCTCGTGGCTCGTTGTACTCACCGTGTCCATCTCCATGTGGGAACGATCCGCCTTTCCAGCCTAGCAATGGGAGAAACAAACGGATTCAAATGGACAACTTTGGTGCCTCTCAA GTTTCTTCGTTTTGGGAAGACGAACTGCATAGCGTTGTGCAGATGGGATTCGGACCAGGCCAGATGCAAAACTTTCAAG TTAATATGTGCAGGGATTCTTCCCAAAGCTCAAATGAAAGTTGA
- the LOC125192528 gene encoding transcription factor bHLH49-like isoform X2, which yields MKLATVNPRMDFNMEPLPMSKDMFHSRGSLYSPCPSPCGNDPPFQPSNGRNKRIQMDNFGASQVSSFWEDELHSVVQMGFGPGQMQNFQGILPKAQMKVEL from the exons ATGAAACTGGCTACTGTTAATCCAAGAATGGATTTCAACATGGAACCACTACCAATGTCCAAGGAT ATGTTCCACTCTCGTGGCTCGTTGTACTCACCGTGTCCATCTCCATGTGGGAACGATCCGCCTTTCCAGCCTAGCAATGGGAGAAACAAACGGATTCAAATGGACAACTTTGGTGCCTCTCAA GTTTCTTCGTTTTGGGAAGACGAACTGCATAGCGTTGTGCAGATGGGATTCGGACCAGGCCAGATGCAAAACTTTCAAG GGATTCTTCCCAAAGCTCAAATGAAAGTTGAGCTATGA